One genomic segment of Blastopirellula marina includes these proteins:
- the trmB gene encoding tRNA (guanosine(46)-N7)-methyltransferase TrmB has protein sequence MTQVVTTISAFSFIDYETIMGRKALPKLNPDVDFSQHFFESDVLETRPDLQSYFPMQQPLEVEVGTGKGLFMKNASGQCPEHNFLGIEIAFKYARFAGYKLAKEGRTNAVMFHGDGQKIFRETIPSDSLEAVHVYFPDPWWKARHHRRRLMNEEFCQQIQRVLRPGGKLHFWTDVLDYFEMAVETLHQATTLQGPIDVEETPAEHDLDYRTHFERRMRKNEMDVFRSQFLKPEA, from the coding sequence TTGACCCAAGTCGTCACGACGATTTCCGCTTTTAGTTTTATCGATTACGAAACCATTATGGGCCGCAAAGCACTTCCCAAACTGAATCCTGACGTCGACTTCTCTCAGCACTTTTTCGAGTCGGATGTACTCGAAACACGCCCTGACCTGCAGTCCTACTTCCCCATGCAGCAGCCGCTAGAGGTCGAGGTGGGGACTGGTAAGGGGCTGTTCATGAAGAACGCTTCTGGCCAATGCCCCGAGCATAACTTTCTGGGTATCGAGATCGCATTCAAATATGCCCGATTCGCCGGCTACAAATTGGCCAAGGAAGGTCGTACCAACGCGGTCATGTTTCATGGCGACGGACAGAAGATCTTTCGTGAGACCATTCCCAGCGATAGCTTGGAAGCGGTGCATGTTTATTTCCCCGACCCCTGGTGGAAGGCCCGGCATCATCGCCGTCGTTTGATGAACGAAGAGTTCTGTCAGCAGATCCAGCGTGTCCTGCGTCCCGGCGGTAAACTGCATTTCTGGACGGACGTGCTGGACTATTTTGAAATGGCCGTGGAAACGCTGCACCAAGCCACGACGCTGCAAGGTCCCATCGATGTCGAAGAAACGCCAGCCGAGCACGATCTTGATTACCGCACCCACTTCGAGCGGCGGATGCGGAAGAATGAGATGGACGTGTTCCGCAGCCAGTTCTTGAAGCCAGAAGCTTAG
- a CDS encoding rhomboid family intramembrane serine protease, giving the protein MLFPLIDENPTRRWPFVTVGLIAINTLLLLAMLGLDPLEHNRLFLEYGFVPERFTEAIGSGESVRIDLEELVQGSPEAHEVLERSQEDSVVTLPGTMSAALGTIFSSMFLHAGIAHLVGNMWFLWIFGNNVEDRLGHVPYLLFYLLGGIFAALAHWITASSTGALIPTVGASGAVAVILGAYAVTYPKAKVRCALFLFVIFFMIDLPALAVLGIWITFQLVQGLGALQVGLDGGVAWWAHIGGFLFGMAIMPLLSLIIPDTTYGSVLKKERSFQFDPSRHDDFRF; this is encoded by the coding sequence ATGCTTTTCCCACTGATCGATGAAAACCCAACGCGCCGTTGGCCGTTCGTGACGGTGGGACTGATCGCGATCAATACTTTGCTGCTGCTGGCGATGCTGGGTCTAGATCCACTGGAGCATAATCGCCTGTTTCTCGAGTACGGCTTCGTACCTGAGCGATTTACCGAAGCGATAGGTTCTGGCGAGTCGGTTCGAATCGATTTGGAAGAACTCGTACAGGGCTCGCCTGAAGCACACGAGGTTCTCGAAAGGAGCCAGGAAGACTCGGTCGTGACCCTGCCAGGCACGATGTCGGCGGCATTGGGGACGATCTTTTCCTCGATGTTTCTGCATGCTGGAATCGCTCACCTGGTAGGCAACATGTGGTTCCTGTGGATCTTCGGGAACAACGTAGAGGATCGGCTAGGGCATGTTCCTTACCTGTTGTTTTATTTACTGGGAGGGATTTTCGCGGCACTTGCCCATTGGATTACCGCATCCTCGACCGGGGCTTTGATTCCGACGGTTGGTGCCAGTGGAGCCGTCGCGGTCATATTGGGAGCCTATGCCGTGACGTATCCGAAAGCAAAGGTCCGTTGCGCGCTCTTTCTATTTGTCATCTTCTTCATGATCGATCTGCCGGCGCTTGCCGTGCTGGGCATTTGGATCACGTTTCAATTGGTGCAGGGCCTGGGGGCTTTGCAGGTGGGGCTCGATGGAGGTGTTGCCTGGTGGGCACACATCGGCGGGTTCCTCTTTGGCATGGCCATCATGCCGCTGCTGTCGCTGATCATTCCGGACACAACCTACGGGTCGGTTTTGAAGAAGGAACGGTCGTTCCAATTTGACCCAAGTCGTCACGACGATTTCCGCTTTTAG
- a CDS encoding STAS domain-containing protein — MAIKYHYLKVRDVKDVVVAEFIQSSILDETAIDRVGKEFEQLILEAATAKKLLLNFRAIEYMSSAMIGKLILLNKNCKNAKIKFKVCNVTGNILEVFQIMKIGKVIDIQKDEKSAIEAFSGPSIGKWFGLS; from the coding sequence ATGGCGATCAAATACCACTATTTAAAAGTTCGCGACGTGAAAGACGTCGTCGTTGCCGAATTCATCCAGTCTTCGATTTTGGACGAAACAGCGATCGATCGCGTTGGGAAGGAGTTCGAGCAACTGATTTTGGAGGCCGCGACGGCCAAGAAGCTGCTGCTGAACTTTCGTGCCATCGAATACATGTCGTCGGCTATGATCGGCAAGCTGATTCTGCTGAATAAAAATTGCAAAAATGCGAAGATCAAGTTCAAAGTTTGCAATGTAACCGGCAATATTCTGGAAGTGTTCCAGATTATGAAGATTGGCAAAGTGATCGATATCCAAAAGGATGAAAAGTCCGCCATCGAGGCCTTCAGTGGGCCATCGATTGGCAAGTGGTTCGGCCTTAGCTAA
- a CDS encoding MMPL family transporter: protein MPKHTETSEEKSLLAKPLAWGTRLVVRFPIVVLLVAFLVAGLCVFYATNHLGFKTSRLDLINQQSGFNQLWLEYLDQFGADDDVVVIIEGPGREEIVPALEDLYTQLMAQDQSFYAVLHERGLSKVREKGLHFLPESDLTKIDQQLQRLRPVMQGQWDSMGVGQLAYNLNQQLLFAQRQPNSPQAQMMAEQSREQLDRLASNLLAAMGQGESQGSVLVPPNDSLNALSQIDSDYFLANEGQLGLILLRLVKDKTELAQGKEAIAQLRNILDRFQVKYPGLKFGLTGLPVMENDEMERSQVDMTKASIISLVGVAFLFMASFGGLRHPLLAVVALLVGIAMSVGFATAFVGHLNILSVSFGVILIGLGIDFGVHYVARYLKEAEEKKTGDALVQTARDIGPGIVTGGLTTAVAFFTASLTDFTGVAELGIIAGGGLLVCLIASMTVLPASIQLADRHRNRYQLPKPLHLDWWVLPLLKTPKITLLVSLVAVGLLSIGVPKLHYDHNLLNLQPKGLESVQWEEKLISDTDRSVWFALSIAEDRETLLKRKEKFEALPTVNRVEEIASLMPDSSPEKLVMIEDLDRRLKKLPENVPTISIPQAAHLGQVLADSQRLLSPDDPAAQHTYRRLAQIRELLRGMPEPKYNAIISQFQQRNAGELLQWLHSLAVISNPEPPTISDLPEALVSRFVGKNNQLLLRIYPNASIWDMDALEGFVKQVTSVDSKVTGQPLQTFYASRQMQRSYIHAAVYSLIAVMIILLIDFRSMTNTLLALTPVGLGMLMLFGVQGFADIPLNPANMIVLPLILGIGIDDGVHVVHDYRRQSRGYFLGASTATGVIITSLTTMIGFGALMLADHRGLASLGRVLTIGVACCLFTSLVVLPCLLTILSGFRREVPDLDSTASAARERPRGRKLASIPDEPKSHPMKEPAREDTESRDAFDEPRINR, encoded by the coding sequence ATGCCTAAGCATACTGAAACGTCAGAAGAAAAATCGCTTCTCGCGAAGCCCCTGGCCTGGGGAACGCGCCTGGTTGTGCGCTTTCCGATTGTCGTACTGTTGGTGGCATTCCTGGTGGCGGGACTATGTGTCTTCTACGCGACCAATCATCTCGGGTTCAAAACGAGCCGCTTGGATTTGATCAACCAGCAAAGCGGGTTCAATCAGCTGTGGCTCGAATACCTCGATCAGTTTGGTGCCGATGACGACGTGGTGGTCATCATTGAAGGGCCGGGGCGTGAGGAAATCGTGCCGGCACTGGAAGACCTGTACACCCAGCTGATGGCTCAAGATCAGTCCTTCTATGCGGTCCTGCATGAACGTGGCCTCAGCAAGGTGCGTGAAAAGGGGCTGCACTTTCTACCAGAGTCCGATCTGACAAAGATCGATCAACAACTACAGCGGCTGCGGCCCGTGATGCAAGGGCAATGGGATTCAATGGGGGTTGGTCAACTGGCCTACAATTTGAATCAGCAACTGCTGTTTGCTCAGCGTCAACCTAACTCGCCCCAAGCTCAGATGATGGCCGAGCAGAGCCGTGAGCAGCTTGACCGTCTGGCGAGCAATCTTCTGGCCGCGATGGGGCAAGGGGAATCGCAGGGGTCAGTGCTCGTTCCGCCGAACGATTCGTTAAATGCTTTGAGCCAGATCGACTCGGACTATTTTTTGGCCAACGAAGGACAGCTCGGGCTGATCCTGTTGCGTCTGGTGAAGGACAAAACGGAACTCGCACAAGGCAAAGAAGCCATCGCCCAGCTGCGGAATATCCTCGACCGTTTCCAGGTGAAGTATCCCGGTCTGAAGTTCGGACTGACGGGGCTTCCGGTCATGGAAAACGACGAGATGGAACGCAGCCAGGTCGATATGACCAAGGCCAGTATCATCAGTCTGGTGGGGGTCGCGTTTTTGTTCATGGCGTCGTTTGGCGGCTTGCGACATCCGCTTTTGGCGGTTGTGGCGCTGTTGGTGGGTATCGCGATGTCGGTTGGCTTCGCGACGGCATTTGTCGGTCACCTGAACATCTTAAGCGTCTCGTTTGGCGTGATCCTGATCGGCTTGGGGATCGACTTTGGCGTGCATTATGTTGCGCGATACCTCAAGGAAGCTGAAGAAAAGAAAACAGGCGATGCCCTGGTGCAGACTGCTCGTGATATTGGCCCTGGTATCGTCACTGGTGGTTTAACGACGGCGGTCGCGTTCTTTACGGCATCGCTCACTGATTTCACCGGCGTGGCCGAACTGGGCATCATTGCCGGTGGTGGTTTGTTGGTCTGTCTGATCGCGTCGATGACGGTCTTGCCGGCGTCGATTCAGCTGGCCGATCGACATCGCAATCGATATCAGCTGCCCAAGCCGCTGCATCTTGATTGGTGGGTGTTGCCACTATTGAAGACCCCCAAGATCACGCTGTTGGTTTCGCTGGTGGCCGTGGGGCTGTTATCGATCGGCGTGCCGAAGCTGCATTACGATCACAATCTGCTGAACCTGCAGCCGAAAGGGCTGGAAAGCGTGCAGTGGGAAGAGAAGCTGATCAGCGATACCGATCGCAGTGTCTGGTTTGCCTTGTCGATTGCCGAAGACCGCGAGACGCTATTGAAGCGGAAAGAGAAATTCGAGGCGCTGCCAACGGTGAATCGCGTCGAAGAAATCGCGTCGCTCATGCCGGATAGCTCGCCTGAGAAGTTGGTCATGATCGAGGATCTTGATCGACGCCTGAAGAAACTGCCAGAGAACGTACCAACGATTTCCATTCCCCAAGCAGCGCATTTGGGGCAAGTCCTGGCAGACTCGCAGCGACTTCTTTCTCCAGACGACCCCGCGGCACAGCATACCTACCGACGACTGGCACAAATCCGCGAGCTTTTGCGAGGGATGCCGGAGCCAAAGTACAATGCGATTATCTCTCAGTTCCAGCAGCGAAACGCTGGCGAACTATTGCAGTGGCTGCACTCGTTGGCCGTAATTTCAAACCCGGAACCACCCACCATCAGTGATCTGCCGGAAGCGCTCGTCTCGCGATTTGTCGGGAAGAATAATCAGTTACTGCTGCGTATCTATCCCAATGCCAGCATCTGGGATATGGACGCGCTGGAAGGGTTTGTGAAGCAAGTGACTTCGGTCGACTCGAAGGTGACCGGGCAGCCCCTGCAAACCTTCTATGCTTCGCGGCAAATGCAACGGAGCTACATCCACGCTGCCGTTTACTCGCTGATCGCCGTGATGATCATCTTGCTGATTGATTTCCGCAGTATGACCAATACCCTGCTGGCGCTCACGCCGGTTGGGCTGGGCATGCTGATGCTTTTTGGCGTACAGGGATTTGCTGATATCCCCCTGAACCCTGCCAATATGATCGTTCTGCCGCTGATCCTGGGGATCGGCATCGACGACGGTGTTCACGTGGTACACGACTATCGGCGGCAAAGCCGGGGGTACTTTCTGGGGGCTTCGACGGCGACCGGCGTGATTATCACTTCGCTAACCACCATGATCGGTTTCGGAGCGCTGATGCTGGCCGATCACCGTGGTTTGGCCAGCCTGGGACGTGTTCTGACTATTGGTGTGGCCTGTTGCCTCTTCACGTCGCTGGTCGTCCTTCCGTGTTTGTTGACGATTCTTTCCGGCTTCCGCCGAGAGGTGCCCGATCTCGACTCAACTGCTTCGGCAGCACGTGAGCGGCCTCGTGGACGGAAGCTGGCAAGCATTCCCGACGAGCCTAAATCGCACCCCATGAAGGAACCGGCACGCGAGGATACTGAATCGCGTGATGCGTTTGATGAACCGAGGATAAATCGCTAA
- a CDS encoding 3-hydroxyacyl-ACP dehydratase FabZ family protein, with protein MAREDLILDPASIDFDNVIADLEAVRKTNPQRYEMEQLTGIVYDDVEAGICAGYLDIAEDAFWVRGHMPGMPLMPGVLMCEMAAQVSTWYVVVHDLMPGKRMGFGGLDEVKFRGIVRPGDRLLCVLKQTRYRPNRMLVCAFQSFVGSTMVAEGVIRGIPLPDQI; from the coding sequence GTGGCGCGAGAAGACCTGATTCTCGACCCTGCGTCGATCGACTTTGATAACGTAATCGCCGATCTCGAAGCGGTTCGGAAGACCAATCCTCAGCGATACGAGATGGAACAGCTAACCGGCATCGTTTACGACGATGTCGAGGCAGGTATCTGTGCGGGATATTTAGATATCGCGGAAGATGCTTTTTGGGTGCGAGGGCACATGCCTGGTATGCCGCTCATGCCAGGCGTTTTGATGTGCGAGATGGCTGCCCAAGTCAGCACCTGGTACGTCGTGGTGCATGACTTGATGCCCGGCAAGCGAATGGGCTTTGGGGGCTTGGACGAAGTCAAGTTCCGCGGAATCGTTCGTCCTGGTGATCGCCTGTTGTGCGTTCTTAAACAGACTCGCTACCGCCCTAATCGAATGCTCGTGTGTGCTTTCCAGAGTTTCGTCGGAAGCACCATGGTGGCCGAAGGGGTGATCCGAGGCATTCCGTTGCCAGATCAGATCTAA
- a CDS encoding 50S ribosomal protein bL37 gives MAKPHRKLKKANHGARPANAKARKSKRKNIKT, from the coding sequence ATGGCCAAGCCACATCGTAAGTTGAAGAAAGCCAATCACGGTGCCCGTCCTGCGAATGCAAAAGCTCGCAAGTCGAAGCGTAAGAACATCAAGACCTAA
- the proB gene encoding glutamate 5-kinase, whose amino-acid sequence MTDLLRQEIATSAHTIVVKVGTRVLTTDQGVLSEQQITQLGRQLAQLAAAGRRMVLVSSGAVGAGMSQLGLTQRPTDLAKLQAVAAVGQAKLIELYDRVLRDNGCHAAQVLLTAEDLDDRTRYLNIRNTLLSVLDFGAIPIINENDTVAVEELMLTFGDNDRLAARVTNLLRAPLLILLSDVQGLYNGSPELPESKLLSVVPKLDEEVMGFARDKKTGHSKGGMASKLEAARMVTSTGENMIIASGRQPDVLTRLLDGEDLGTLFLAQGKAVTPRKRWIGYSVQPRGELIVDDGAVKALGEKGKSLLPIGVTQVRGAFTKGDVVRVCNGQGQEIARGLTNYTSEEIGKILGKRSDQIEGILGHHPYDEIIHRDNLTVSRV is encoded by the coding sequence ATGACCGACTTGCTGCGGCAGGAAATCGCTACCTCGGCCCACACGATTGTCGTAAAAGTAGGAACACGCGTTCTTACTACCGACCAAGGAGTGCTCAGTGAGCAGCAGATCACCCAACTGGGGAGGCAGCTTGCTCAGTTGGCCGCTGCGGGACGACGCATGGTGTTGGTCTCTAGTGGGGCCGTGGGTGCCGGGATGAGTCAGCTCGGTTTGACCCAGCGTCCGACCGACCTGGCCAAGCTGCAGGCCGTCGCCGCCGTGGGGCAGGCCAAGCTGATCGAGCTGTATGACCGCGTTTTGCGAGATAACGGCTGCCACGCCGCCCAGGTGTTGCTGACGGCGGAAGACCTCGACGACCGCACGCGTTACCTGAACATTCGCAACACGCTGCTGAGTGTGCTCGACTTTGGCGCGATTCCGATTATCAACGAGAACGACACCGTCGCGGTCGAAGAGCTGATGCTCACGTTCGGCGACAACGATCGCCTGGCGGCCCGGGTAACCAACCTGCTGCGGGCCCCGCTGTTGATCCTGCTTTCCGATGTCCAAGGGTTGTACAACGGCTCGCCGGAACTGCCCGAGTCGAAGCTGCTGTCGGTGGTACCGAAGCTGGACGAAGAGGTGATGGGCTTTGCCCGCGATAAGAAGACGGGGCACTCGAAGGGGGGCATGGCCAGCAAGCTAGAAGCTGCCCGGATGGTGACCTCGACCGGCGAGAACATGATCATCGCCTCCGGTCGACAGCCGGACGTACTGACACGTCTTCTGGATGGCGAAGACCTGGGGACGCTATTTCTCGCCCAGGGTAAGGCCGTCACGCCTCGCAAGCGTTGGATTGGCTATTCGGTTCAACCACGCGGCGAACTGATAGTCGATGACGGGGCCGTGAAGGCGCTCGGCGAGAAAGGGAAGAGCCTTCTCCCGATTGGTGTCACTCAGGTTCGCGGGGCGTTCACGAAAGGGGATGTCGTCCGCGTGTGCAATGGACAGGGACAGGAAATTGCCCGTGGCCTGACGAACTACACTTCGGAAGAAATCGGCAAGATCTTAGGCAAACGAAGCGATCAGATCGAAGGTATTCTCGGCCATCATCCGTACGATGAAATCATTCATCGCGACAATCTGACGGTGAGCCGGGTTTAA
- a CDS encoding amidophosphoribosyltransferase produces the protein MSELFHECGIAAIYHLPSDEESPLCPDQGPEEVSRIMPRMLLDIQNRGQLAAGFTTYSPNRNQLIDTHRDIGTVQEVFRLSHRGKSESLMKEYAGRAAIGHVRYATCGQDDRSYAQPFERHHLVKHKWFSFAFNGQLSNYSELRDRLLADDDHHLSRETDTEIIMHELSREMTGEKRITMFDALKSAAPRFDGAYSLVMLNAYGEMLVARDPYGIKPLCYAVSGPLFAAASESVALINIGFEEDEIRNVEPGQAITITDGKIEVRQFIESKRKAHCFFEWIYFANVASTLDGQSVYVSRTNLGEELAAIELERNDIPLDDGDTIVVPVPDTSKAAADAMAFKLGIPSREGLIRNRYSGRTFIESGSKRRRAAEIKYTPLREVLEGKRIFLVEDSIVRSTTMKVLINRLRERGGAKEIHVRVACPPIIAPCFYGIDMSTISELFAPKFMGDSYLLTEEMQEAMAQQLGADSLRYLPVDSIARAVNLSSNELCQACITGEYPTEGGERLYQIALETKDQEETGGRTYERRAEEQAAQSTGA, from the coding sequence ATGAGTGAACTCTTCCACGAATGTGGTATCGCGGCGATTTATCACCTCCCTAGCGACGAAGAGAGCCCTCTTTGTCCTGATCAAGGCCCGGAAGAAGTCTCGCGGATCATGCCGCGAATGCTGCTCGATATCCAAAATCGAGGCCAACTGGCAGCTGGATTCACCACTTACAGCCCCAATCGCAACCAGTTGATCGACACTCACCGAGACATCGGTACCGTCCAGGAAGTGTTTCGCTTGTCGCACCGCGGCAAGAGCGAATCCCTCATGAAGGAATATGCTGGCCGCGCCGCCATCGGACACGTCCGCTACGCGACCTGCGGCCAGGACGACCGCAGCTACGCCCAGCCGTTCGAGCGGCACCACCTGGTGAAGCACAAGTGGTTCAGCTTCGCGTTCAATGGACAGCTTTCTAACTACAGCGAACTTCGCGACCGTCTGCTGGCCGACGACGACCACCACCTCAGCCGCGAGACCGACACCGAAATCATCATGCACGAGCTAAGCCGTGAGATGACCGGTGAAAAGCGGATCACCATGTTCGACGCCCTTAAAAGCGCGGCACCGCGATTTGATGGGGCGTACAGCCTGGTCATGCTCAACGCCTACGGCGAAATGCTCGTGGCCCGTGATCCTTACGGTATCAAGCCGCTGTGCTATGCCGTTTCCGGCCCCCTATTCGCTGCCGCGAGCGAAAGCGTCGCCCTGATTAATATCGGCTTCGAGGAAGACGAAATCCGCAACGTCGAACCAGGCCAGGCCATCACCATTACCGATGGCAAGATCGAGGTCCGACAGTTCATCGAATCGAAGCGGAAAGCACACTGTTTCTTCGAGTGGATCTACTTCGCCAACGTGGCCAGCACTCTGGACGGACAAAGTGTCTACGTCAGCCGCACCAACCTGGGCGAAGAACTAGCTGCCATCGAACTCGAGCGGAATGATATTCCGCTAGACGACGGCGACACAATCGTCGTGCCGGTACCAGATACCAGCAAAGCGGCTGCCGACGCCATGGCGTTCAAGCTGGGCATTCCTTCCCGCGAAGGCCTGATCCGCAACCGCTATTCTGGCCGAACATTTATCGAAAGTGGCAGTAAGCGTCGCCGCGCCGCCGAAATCAAATACACCCCGCTTCGGGAAGTACTGGAAGGGAAACGCATTTTCCTCGTCGAGGACTCGATCGTCCGCAGCACCACCATGAAGGTCCTGATCAACCGTCTGCGTGAACGCGGCGGAGCGAAAGAGATCCACGTTCGCGTGGCTTGTCCTCCGATCATCGCCCCATGCTTCTACGGCATCGACATGTCGACCATCAGCGAGCTCTTCGCTCCGAAGTTCATGGGAGACAGTTACCTTCTGACCGAAGAAATGCAGGAAGCGATGGCCCAGCAACTGGGTGCCGATTCGCTGCGTTACCTGCCGGTCGACTCCATCGCCCGGGCAGTAAACCTTTCGAGTAACGAACTCTGCCAGGCATGCATTACCGGCGAGTACCCGACCGAAGGGGGCGAGCGGCTCTATCAGATCGCCTTGGAAACGAAAGACCAGGAAGAAACCGGCGGCCGCACGTACGAACGCCGAGCCGAAGAGCAAGCAGCCCAGTCGACAGGCGCTTAG